Proteins encoded by one window of Halomonas sp. SH5A2:
- the infB gene encoding translation initiation factor IF-2, which yields MSDMTVKDFAVKVGRDVPRLLEQMKEAGLQHASETDAVSEEDKRTLLNFLKKSHGGDESESGKGRITLTRKTRSRIKTGERGKTIEVQVRKKKTYVKRSEEEDKPKAPEPKHTGPRQLVGDMAEAEAESKARDAREAEEKAAAEKAKAAEEATRKEAEQAAQVEAQKASDAQVPELQVDDTPAPEEMPPAPPKEGRTDRRTAPPKKSAAKKKGRRDDEEDRGDREERKRGAGGKKAKRAERRGGRRGGGASGGNGKHGFQKPTQPIVREVSIPESISVADLADKMSIKANEVIKAMFNMGAAVTINQTIDQDTAAIVVEEMGHKVKLVKDDALETEMLEGISYEGDEITRSPVVTVMGHVDHGKTSLLDYIRRAKVATGEAGGITQHIGAYHVEDDHGGVTFLDTPGHAAFTAMRARGAQATDVVILVVAADDGVMPQTIEAIEHSKAADVPMVVAVNKIDKDGIDLDRIKNELSQHGVISEEWGGDTQFVHVSAHTGEGIEELLEAIQLVSEVLELKAVPEAPGKGVVVESRLDKGRGPVATVLVQNGTLKKGDIVLAGLHYGRVRALTNELAQQVDEVGPAMPVEIQGLDGTPDAGDDFMVVADEKKAREVANFRQGKYREVRLARQQKAKLENMFSQMGQDEVAKVNIVLKADVQGSLEAIKGALEELSTSEVEVAVVSSGVGGITGTDANLALASEAIVVGFNVRADAAAREIIEREGLDLRYYSVIYQLIDEVKQAMSGMLAPEWKEEIVGVAEVRDVFRAPKIGAIAGCMVVEGSVHRNKKIRVLREDVVIYEGELESLRRYKDDVQEVRNGVECGIGVKNYTDVQVGDKIEVFDQVKVERSL from the coding sequence CGAAAGCGGTAAAGGTCGCATCACGCTGACGCGTAAAACGCGCAGCCGGATCAAAACCGGTGAGCGTGGTAAGACGATCGAAGTTCAGGTGCGCAAGAAGAAGACGTACGTCAAGCGCTCTGAAGAAGAGGATAAGCCGAAAGCGCCCGAGCCCAAGCATACTGGGCCGCGTCAGCTAGTCGGCGACATGGCGGAAGCCGAAGCTGAAAGCAAGGCACGCGATGCGCGTGAAGCCGAAGAAAAGGCCGCTGCAGAAAAAGCCAAGGCGGCTGAAGAAGCGACGCGTAAAGAAGCCGAGCAAGCGGCCCAGGTCGAAGCGCAGAAGGCATCTGACGCTCAAGTGCCCGAGCTGCAAGTCGACGATACCCCGGCACCTGAAGAAATGCCGCCGGCGCCGCCGAAAGAAGGCCGCACCGATCGCCGGACAGCACCGCCCAAGAAATCAGCGGCCAAGAAGAAAGGCCGTCGTGATGACGAGGAAGATCGCGGTGATCGCGAAGAGCGCAAGCGCGGCGCTGGCGGCAAGAAAGCCAAACGTGCCGAACGTCGCGGCGGTCGTCGTGGTGGTGGTGCAAGCGGTGGTAATGGCAAGCATGGCTTCCAGAAGCCGACCCAGCCAATCGTGCGCGAAGTCTCGATTCCCGAGTCCATCAGCGTGGCGGATCTGGCCGACAAGATGTCGATCAAAGCCAATGAAGTCATCAAGGCGATGTTCAACATGGGCGCGGCGGTCACCATCAACCAGACCATCGATCAGGACACGGCGGCCATCGTCGTCGAGGAGATGGGCCACAAGGTCAAGCTGGTGAAGGATGACGCGCTGGAAACGGAAATGCTCGAAGGCATCTCCTATGAAGGCGACGAGATCACCCGTTCGCCGGTCGTGACCGTGATGGGTCACGTCGACCACGGTAAGACATCGCTTCTGGACTATATCCGTCGTGCCAAAGTGGCTACCGGCGAAGCGGGTGGTATTACCCAGCACATCGGTGCTTACCACGTGGAAGACGACCACGGCGGTGTTACCTTCCTGGATACGCCAGGCCACGCGGCGTTTACCGCCATGCGTGCCCGCGGTGCCCAGGCAACTGACGTGGTCATCCTGGTGGTGGCCGCAGATGATGGCGTGATGCCGCAAACCATCGAGGCGATCGAGCACTCCAAGGCGGCCGACGTGCCCATGGTGGTGGCGGTCAACAAGATCGATAAAGACGGTATCGACCTTGATCGTATTAAAAACGAACTGTCTCAGCATGGCGTCATCTCTGAAGAGTGGGGCGGCGACACGCAGTTTGTGCATGTATCAGCCCACACGGGTGAAGGCATCGAAGAGCTGCTGGAAGCGATCCAGCTGGTGTCTGAAGTGCTGGAGCTTAAAGCCGTACCTGAAGCACCGGGTAAAGGCGTTGTGGTCGAGTCGCGCCTCGATAAAGGCCGTGGCCCGGTCGCTACCGTGCTGGTGCAGAACGGAACGCTCAAGAAAGGTGATATCGTGCTTGCCGGCCTGCACTACGGTCGCGTACGTGCCCTGACCAACGAACTGGCCCAGCAGGTCGATGAAGTTGGCCCGGCCATGCCGGTTGAGATCCAGGGCCTGGACGGTACGCCGGATGCCGGTGACGATTTCATGGTCGTGGCGGACGAGAAGAAAGCCCGTGAAGTGGCCAACTTCCGTCAGGGCAAATACCGCGAAGTCCGTCTGGCGCGTCAGCAGAAGGCCAAGCTGGAGAACATGTTCAGCCAGATGGGCCAAGACGAAGTGGCCAAGGTCAACATCGTGCTGAAAGCCGACGTACAGGGCTCGCTGGAAGCGATCAAAGGGGCGTTGGAAGAGCTCTCGACCAGCGAAGTCGAGGTGGCGGTTGTTTCTTCCGGCGTTGGCGGTATCACCGGTACCGATGCCAACCTGGCGCTAGCGTCTGAGGCCATCGTTGTCGGCTTCAACGTCCGTGCTGACGCCGCTGCCCGTGAGATCATCGAACGTGAAGGCCTGGATCTGCGCTACTACAGCGTCATCTACCAGCTGATCGACGAGGTCAAGCAGGCCATGAGCGGTATGCTCGCGCCGGAGTGGAAAGAAGAAATCGTCGGTGTGGCTGAAGTTCGCGACGTATTCCGTGCGCCGAAGATTGGTGCGATCGCGGGCTGTATGGTGGTTGAAGGCAGCGTGCATCGTAACAAGAAGATTCGCGTGCTGCGTGAAGACGTGGTCATCTACGAAGGTGAGCTCGAATCGCTGCGCCGCTATAAAGACGACGTACAGGAAGTGCGTAACGGCGTTGAATGCGGCATCGGCGTGAAGAACTACACCGATGTCCAGGTCGGCGACAAGATCGAAGTCTTTGACCAGGTGAAGGTCGAGCGCAGCCTGTAG
- the rbfA gene encoding 30S ribosome-binding factor RbfA: MREFKRTDRVADQLQKELAVLIQREVKDPRLGMVTVSGVTVSRDLGYADIYVTLLGEQDPERIKENLQVLKRAAGFLRSQIAKRIKLRHVPELRFHFDESVVRGQQLSSLIDEAVSTDRARQEQDDESADESGGETR, from the coding sequence ATGCGCGAATTCAAGCGTACCGACCGGGTAGCCGACCAGCTCCAGAAGGAGCTGGCGGTGTTGATCCAGCGCGAAGTGAAAGACCCGCGCCTCGGCATGGTTACGGTCAGCGGTGTCACCGTGAGCCGCGATCTGGGTTATGCCGATATCTACGTCACCCTGTTGGGTGAGCAGGATCCCGAGCGTATCAAGGAAAACCTGCAGGTGCTGAAACGGGCGGCAGGTTTCTTGAGAAGCCAGATTGCCAAGCGCATTAAACTGCGCCACGTACCCGAATTGCGTTTTCATTTCGATGAGAGCGTGGTGCGTGGCCAACAGCTGTCGTCGCTGATTGACGAAGCGGTTTCAACCGACCGTGCCCGTCAGGAACAGGATGATGAAAGCGCGGATGAGTCAGGCGGGGAGACGCGTTAA
- the truB gene encoding tRNA pseudouridine(55) synthase TruB, which translates to MARRRRGLPVNGIVLLDKPKGLSSNHALQRVRRLFEAQKAGHTGTLDPMATGLLPICLGEATKFSSHLLEADKVYRTRVELGTITDTGDAEGAVIEQHAVPSLTADDIEAALSGFRGEIDQVPPMYSALKHEGKKLYELAREGKQVERAARRVSVYDARLLSFEGTAFELEVSCSKGTYIRTLAEDIGKALGCGGHISQLRRLKTGPFNGDAMWTLEALEALADQAAREAELMPVDVLVDHLPSLTLDEPAYGRLAHGQSANVVSGQSLPPEALARLYYAESFIGLGVVKEGQEVAPKRLLSTVAIS; encoded by the coding sequence ATGGCGCGTCGCCGTCGGGGTCTGCCGGTGAACGGTATTGTCTTGCTGGATAAACCGAAAGGGCTTTCCAGCAACCATGCCCTGCAACGGGTTCGGCGTCTTTTCGAGGCGCAAAAAGCCGGCCACACCGGCACCCTGGATCCTATGGCGACGGGCTTGCTGCCCATCTGCCTGGGTGAGGCCACCAAGTTCTCGTCGCACCTGTTGGAAGCCGACAAGGTGTATCGCACCCGGGTAGAACTGGGGACGATCACTGACACGGGGGATGCAGAAGGCGCGGTCATTGAACAGCATGCTGTGCCAAGCCTGACGGCCGACGATATTGAGGCGGCGTTATCCGGCTTTCGTGGTGAGATCGATCAGGTGCCGCCGATGTACTCGGCGCTGAAGCACGAAGGTAAAAAACTCTACGAGCTGGCCCGCGAAGGCAAGCAGGTTGAGCGTGCAGCGCGGCGGGTAAGCGTGTATGATGCGCGCCTGCTGTCATTTGAAGGCACGGCCTTCGAACTGGAAGTCAGCTGCAGCAAAGGGACCTACATCCGTACCCTGGCTGAAGACATTGGTAAGGCTCTGGGCTGTGGTGGCCACATCAGCCAGTTGAGAAGGCTCAAGACCGGCCCTTTCAATGGCGATGCCATGTGGACGCTGGAAGCGCTTGAGGCGTTAGCCGACCAAGCGGCGCGCGAAGCCGAACTGATGCCGGTTGACGTGCTGGTAGATCATTTGCCATCGCTTACATTGGATGAACCGGCTTATGGGCGCTTGGCTCATGGTCAGTCGGCCAATGTGGTGTCTGGTCAATCGCTGCCACCCGAGGCGTTGGCAAGACTTTATTACGCTGAGTCGTTCATTGGGCTTGGCGTTGTAAAAGAAGGCCAGGAAGTGGCACCCAAGCGGCTGTTAAGTACGGTCGCTATCTCGTAA
- the rpsO gene encoding 30S ribosomal protein S15, with product MALTAEKKAEIVNEYGRGENDTGSPEVQVALLSANINGLQDHFKTNKQDHHSRRGLIRMVNQRRKLLDYLKRKDFERYQSLIQSLGIRR from the coding sequence ATGGCATTAACCGCTGAAAAGAAGGCCGAAATCGTCAACGAATACGGCCGCGGCGAGAACGACACCGGATCACCTGAAGTGCAGGTTGCCCTGCTGAGCGCCAACATCAACGGCCTGCAGGACCACTTCAAAACCAACAAGCAGGATCACCACTCGCGTCGTGGTCTGATCCGCATGGTAAACCAGCGTCGTAAGCTGCTGGATTACCTGAAGCGTAAAGATTTCGAGCGCTATCAGTCTCTGATTCAGAGCTTGGGCATCCGCCGCTAA
- the pnp gene encoding polyribonucleotide nucleotidyltransferase encodes MLKEVAVNPVKKTFQYGRSTVTLETGRIARQATGAVMVTMDDTVVLCTVVAKKEANPNQPFFPLAVHYQEKTYAVGKIPGGFFKREGRPTEKETLTSRLIDRPIRPLFPKGFMNEVQVICTVLSTDRNHDPDVAAMIGTSAALSISGVPFSGPIGCARVGFNEEQGYFLNPTVEELASSELDMVVAGTQQAVLMVESEAKELLEDEMLGAVLFGHQEMQVAISAINELVAEAGKPRWDWQPPEENMTLKAAMADAFEAKVGEAYRITDKMARQDALSALKDEAVAQFVAAEGEETDGKFSKDDVKGAFAGLEKRVVRSRVVKGEPRIDGRDNDTVRPLDIEVGTLPKTHGSAVFARGETQAIAIATLGTLRDSQLIESLEGERKDRFMLHYNFPPYCVGEAGFFGGPKRREIGHGRLARRGVQAMLPAEDAFPYTIRVVSEITESNGSSSMASVCGSSLALMDAGVPLKAPVAGIAMGLVKDEDGFAVLTDILGDEDHLGDMDFKVAGSEEGVTALQMDIKIEGINEEIMETALQQALKARLGILEQMNAVISQSRTEVSENAPSMATIKIAPDKIRDVIGKGGATIRKICEDTGASVDLDDDGTVRIYAEDKAAAKKAIDTVLAITAEAEIGKLYMGKVVRIADFGAFVNIMPGTDGLVHISQIVQERVNNVRDFLNEGDDVLVKVLDIDNRNRVKLSIKEITEEEKAAFEAADAEIAD; translated from the coding sequence ATGTTAAAGGAAGTCGCCGTGAATCCGGTAAAAAAAACGTTCCAATACGGTCGTAGCACCGTCACGCTAGAAACTGGGCGCATTGCTCGTCAGGCCACTGGCGCCGTGATGGTCACCATGGATGACACCGTGGTGCTGTGTACGGTTGTTGCAAAGAAAGAAGCAAACCCCAACCAACCCTTCTTCCCCCTCGCGGTTCATTACCAGGAGAAGACCTACGCGGTAGGCAAGATTCCTGGCGGCTTCTTTAAACGCGAAGGACGCCCAACCGAGAAAGAGACGCTCACTTCGCGCCTGATCGACCGCCCGATCCGTCCGCTGTTCCCCAAGGGGTTCATGAATGAAGTGCAAGTGATCTGTACCGTTCTCTCCACCGATCGCAATCACGATCCGGATGTCGCGGCCATGATCGGTACCTCAGCGGCGCTGTCGATTTCAGGTGTGCCGTTTAGCGGCCCGATTGGCTGTGCCCGGGTCGGCTTCAACGAAGAGCAGGGCTACTTCCTGAACCCCACCGTTGAAGAGCTTGCCAGCTCAGAACTGGATATGGTCGTCGCGGGTACGCAACAAGCCGTGCTGATGGTCGAGTCCGAAGCCAAAGAGCTGCTGGAAGACGAAATGCTGGGTGCCGTGCTGTTTGGCCACCAGGAAATGCAGGTCGCGATCAGCGCGATCAATGAGCTGGTCGCCGAAGCCGGTAAGCCGCGCTGGGATTGGCAGCCCCCCGAAGAGAACATGACGCTGAAAGCGGCCATGGCGGACGCCTTCGAAGCCAAAGTCGGCGAAGCCTATCGGATTACCGATAAAATGGCGCGTCAGGACGCCCTGTCAGCCTTGAAAGACGAAGCGGTTGCCCAGTTTGTGGCTGCCGAAGGCGAAGAGACAGACGGCAAGTTCAGCAAGGATGACGTTAAAGGCGCGTTTGCGGGCCTTGAAAAACGTGTCGTTCGCTCTCGCGTCGTCAAAGGCGAGCCGCGCATCGACGGTCGCGACAATGACACGGTGCGGCCGCTGGATATTGAGGTCGGTACCCTGCCCAAAACCCACGGCTCTGCTGTCTTTGCCCGCGGCGAAACTCAGGCCATCGCCATTGCGACCTTGGGCACGCTGCGCGATTCGCAGCTTATCGAGTCGCTGGAAGGCGAACGCAAAGACCGCTTCATGCTGCACTACAACTTTCCTCCGTACTGCGTCGGTGAAGCAGGCTTCTTTGGCGGGCCGAAACGCCGCGAAATTGGTCATGGCCGCTTGGCGCGTCGTGGTGTTCAGGCCATGCTGCCGGCTGAAGATGCGTTTCCCTATACCATTCGTGTGGTGTCGGAAATTACCGAGTCCAACGGCTCAAGCTCGATGGCCTCTGTCTGTGGTTCGTCGCTGGCCCTGATGGATGCCGGTGTACCGCTGAAGGCGCCGGTGGCCGGTATTGCCATGGGTCTGGTGAAAGACGAAGACGGTTTTGCGGTATTGACCGATATCCTGGGTGACGAAGACCACCTTGGCGATATGGACTTTAAAGTTGCCGGTTCAGAAGAGGGCGTGACCGCCCTTCAGATGGACATCAAGATCGAAGGCATCAACGAAGAGATCATGGAAACGGCGCTGCAGCAGGCGCTGAAAGCACGCCTGGGTATTCTTGAGCAGATGAATGCCGTGATCTCCCAGAGCCGTACCGAAGTGTCTGAAAACGCCCCGTCCATGGCGACGATCAAAATCGCGCCGGACAAGATCCGTGACGTAATCGGTAAGGGCGGCGCCACGATTCGTAAGATCTGTGAAGATACCGGCGCATCGGTCGATCTGGACGACGACGGCACCGTGCGTATCTACGCGGAAGATAAAGCTGCCGCGAAAAAAGCCATCGACACCGTGCTGGCGATTACTGCGGAAGCGGAAATCGGCAAGCTATACATGGGTAAAGTGGTGCGCATTGCCGACTTCGGCGCTTTCGTGAATATCATGCCGGGTACCGATGGTCTGGTGCATATCTCGCAAATTGTTCAGGAGCGGGTTAACAATGTCCGCGACTTCCTGAACGAAGGTGACGACGTGCTCGTTAAAGTCCTCGATATCGATAACCGCAACCGGGTGAAGCTCTCGATCAAGGAGATCACCGAAGAAGAGAAAGCGGCCTTCGAAGCTGCCGACGCGGAAATCGCTGACTAA
- a CDS encoding MFS transporter, whose protein sequence is MEQPQAPRWWAVVAVMMGIFLLVTAEQLPIGLLSQVASSMGVTPGMAGLMVTVPGVVAAFSAPLLPVAVGRLDRRIMLTLLMGVMVVGSVLTSLASSFVWLLASRVLVGLSIGGFWAVAGSIAPRLVPEAQVSKAMTVIFGGVAAASVLGVPLGTLLGEFSSWRVAFGSLGGLSLLTAIALWWWLPPLPPREPVRLRILAQQFSNRGVRVAVLTTGFVVVGHFAAYTFISPVLQDISGIAQRHVGSLLLLYGAAGILGNIAAGMFAGRHPYRAVLAIPSLLLLVVASFPLLGVQPSSGVMLLMVWGAVFGSVSVSIQTWILRTAPNTEAATALMAFTFNLSIGFGAMVGGRIVDGTSLPVAMWAASGLFLLGTLLVWRTPSRVVGEKHR, encoded by the coding sequence ATGGAACAGCCACAAGCACCGCGCTGGTGGGCGGTGGTCGCGGTGATGATGGGAATCTTCCTGCTGGTGACCGCCGAGCAATTGCCGATTGGGTTGCTATCCCAGGTAGCGTCTTCCATGGGCGTTACGCCAGGTATGGCAGGCTTGATGGTAACGGTACCCGGTGTGGTGGCGGCCTTTTCGGCGCCGCTTTTGCCAGTTGCGGTAGGGCGTCTTGATCGCCGAATCATGCTAACGCTGTTGATGGGCGTTATGGTGGTCGGTAGCGTGCTGACGTCACTGGCCAGCAGCTTCGTATGGCTGCTGGCCTCGCGCGTGCTGGTAGGGCTGAGTATCGGCGGTTTCTGGGCAGTGGCTGGGAGTATTGCTCCGCGTCTGGTGCCCGAGGCCCAGGTTTCCAAAGCGATGACGGTGATTTTTGGCGGCGTTGCGGCGGCGTCGGTGCTGGGGGTGCCGCTAGGCACCCTGCTGGGCGAATTCAGTAGCTGGCGGGTCGCTTTTGGATCGCTGGGCGGGTTGAGCCTGTTAACAGCGATTGCGTTGTGGTGGTGGTTGCCGCCGTTACCACCGAGGGAGCCAGTTCGCCTGCGTATTCTGGCGCAGCAATTCAGCAATCGCGGGGTGCGGGTGGCGGTGCTGACCACCGGCTTTGTCGTGGTGGGGCACTTTGCGGCCTATACCTTTATCAGCCCTGTGCTGCAGGACATCAGCGGTATTGCCCAGCGTCATGTGGGCAGCTTGCTGTTGCTATATGGGGCGGCAGGTATCCTGGGTAACATCGCGGCTGGCATGTTCGCCGGGCGTCATCCTTACCGAGCGGTGCTGGCGATTCCCAGTCTGTTGCTGCTTGTCGTCGCTAGCTTCCCGTTGCTGGGTGTTCAGCCAAGCAGCGGTGTGATGTTGCTCATGGTATGGGGCGCGGTATTTGGTAGTGTCTCGGTGAGCATTCAAACCTGGATTTTGCGGACGGCGCCCAATACCGAAGCGGCCACCGCGCTGATGGCCTTTACCTTCAATTTGTCCATTGGCTTTGGCGCCATGGTGGGCGGCCGCATTGTCGATGGCACCAGCCTGCCGGTCGCCATGTGGGCCGCCTCGGGGCTGTTTTTACTGGGCACACTGTTAGTGTGGCGAACGCCGTCGCGGGTCGTGGGAGAGAAGCATCGTTGA
- a CDS encoding acetyl-CoA C-acetyltransferase, with the protein MQEVVIVAARRTAVGAFGGSLAGIPASDLGALVIKDILSSTGVAADQVDEVLLGQVLTAGVGQNPARQASIKAGLPEAVPAMTINKVCGSGLKALHLATQAIRCGDAELILAGGQENMSASPHVLPNSRNGQRMGDWKAIDSMVHDGLWDAFNNYHMGITAENLAEKYGITREEMDEFAAASQQKASAAIKEGRFKSQIVPVEVPQRKGDPLVFDTDENPREVTAEKLGGMKPAFKKDGTVTAGNASALNDGAAVVMICSAEKAKQLGLEPLARIAGYANAGVDPAIMGIGPAPATRRCLEKAGWSLDDLDLVEANEAFAAQALSVNKELGWDTSKVNVNGGAIALGHPIGASGCRVFVTLLHEMIARDAKKGLATLCIGGGQGVALAIERS; encoded by the coding sequence ATGCAAGAAGTAGTCATTGTGGCGGCACGCCGCACCGCTGTAGGCGCTTTTGGAGGATCTCTTGCCGGCATTCCGGCGAGTGACCTGGGCGCACTCGTCATCAAAGACATTCTTTCATCAACGGGCGTTGCCGCCGACCAGGTCGATGAAGTCCTGCTGGGCCAGGTGCTAACCGCCGGTGTCGGTCAAAACCCCGCCCGTCAAGCATCGATCAAGGCCGGCCTTCCCGAGGCCGTACCGGCCATGACGATCAACAAGGTCTGCGGCTCGGGCCTTAAAGCCCTGCATCTCGCCACTCAGGCCATTCGCTGTGGCGATGCCGAGCTGATTCTGGCCGGTGGTCAGGAAAACATGTCGGCCTCGCCCCACGTGCTGCCCAACTCGCGTAACGGCCAGCGTATGGGCGATTGGAAAGCGATTGACTCCATGGTGCACGACGGTCTGTGGGATGCCTTCAATAACTACCACATGGGTATTACCGCCGAGAACCTGGCCGAGAAATACGGCATTACCCGTGAAGAAATGGATGAATTCGCCGCCGCGTCGCAGCAGAAAGCCTCAGCCGCCATTAAAGAGGGCAGGTTCAAAAGCCAGATCGTGCCGGTGGAAGTTCCCCAGCGCAAAGGCGATCCATTGGTCTTTGATACCGATGAAAACCCACGCGAAGTCACCGCCGAGAAGCTCGGTGGCATGAAGCCCGCGTTCAAGAAAGACGGCACCGTGACCGCCGGTAACGCCTCGGCGCTCAACGACGGCGCCGCTGTGGTGATGATCTGCTCGGCTGAAAAGGCCAAACAGCTTGGCCTGGAGCCGCTGGCCCGCATTGCCGGCTACGCCAACGCCGGCGTCGATCCCGCCATCATGGGCATTGGTCCAGCACCGGCCACTCGCCGCTGCCTGGAAAAAGCCGGCTGGAGCCTCGACGACCTGGACCTGGTGGAAGCCAACGAAGCCTTTGCTGCCCAAGCGCTTTCGGTCAACAAAGAACTCGGTTGGGACACCAGCAAAGTCAACGTCAACGGCGGTGCAATCGCCCTGGGCCACCCCATCGGCGCCTCCGGCTGCCGCGTATTCGTCACGCTGCTCCACGAAATGATCGCCCGCGACGCCAAGAAAGGCCTCGCAACCCTGTGTATCGGCGGCGGCCAGGGGGTAGCGCTGGCGATTGAGCGAAGCTAG
- the panD gene encoding aspartate 1-decarboxylase yields the protein MHTIMLKAKLHMARVTHAVLNYEGSCAIDGDLLDMAGIRENEQIQIYNVENGERFTTYAIRGEEGSRLISINGAAAHLAAPGHRIIICSYAHYAEAELDNHQPALVYLQEGNHVSHTSNAIPVQLA from the coding sequence ATGCATACGATTATGCTCAAAGCCAAGCTGCATATGGCACGCGTGACCCACGCGGTACTCAACTACGAAGGCTCCTGCGCCATCGACGGTGACCTGCTGGATATGGCGGGTATCCGCGAAAACGAACAGATCCAGATCTATAACGTGGAAAATGGCGAACGCTTCACCACCTACGCCATCCGCGGTGAAGAAGGCTCCCGCTTGATCTCGATCAACGGTGCCGCCGCCCATCTTGCCGCACCTGGCCATCGCATCATTATCTGCAGCTATGCGCATTACGCGGAAGCCGAGCTGGATAACCATCAGCCCGCGCTTGTGTATCTTCAGGAAGGCAACCACGTCAGCCACACCAGCAATGCAATCCCCGTCCAGCTTGCCTAG
- the panC gene encoding pantoate--beta-alanine ligase, with amino-acid sequence MRTLRDINDLRHTLHEQRLRHHRIALVPTMGNLHAGHLALVASARQHADVVVASLFVNPMQFGPDEDLDAYPRTFEADQAQLTEAGCDILFSPTVSALYPNGLTAQTRVHVPEMGEGLCGGSRPGHFDGVSTVVSMLFNLVQPDVAFFGQKDYQQLAVIRKLVSDLHLPIEIIGVPIVRAEDGLALSSRNGYLSQQERAIAPTLYRTLCELRDALEHGESVEQVLHRGQTALYDAGFTPDYLELRDTMLGPVTPSTRHAVLLAAAQLGPARLIDNLSVKLPAASDANR; translated from the coding sequence ATGCGTACTTTACGAGACATCAACGACCTGCGCCACACGCTGCATGAGCAGCGTCTGCGTCATCATCGGATCGCCCTGGTACCCACCATGGGCAACCTTCACGCCGGGCACCTTGCCCTGGTCGCCAGTGCCCGACAGCACGCCGATGTGGTCGTCGCCAGCCTGTTCGTCAACCCGATGCAGTTTGGCCCCGACGAAGACCTGGACGCCTATCCGCGTACCTTCGAGGCGGACCAGGCACAGCTAACCGAGGCAGGCTGCGATATCCTGTTCAGCCCGACCGTCAGCGCTCTCTACCCTAATGGTTTAACCGCACAAACCCGTGTGCATGTACCCGAGATGGGGGAAGGACTGTGTGGCGGCTCCCGGCCTGGGCACTTTGACGGCGTTTCGACCGTGGTCAGCATGCTGTTTAACCTGGTGCAGCCAGATGTGGCTTTTTTTGGCCAAAAGGACTACCAGCAGCTTGCGGTGATTCGCAAGCTGGTCAGCGACCTGCACCTGCCCATTGAGATTATCGGCGTGCCCATTGTACGCGCCGAGGATGGCCTTGCGCTGTCTTCGCGTAACGGATACCTGAGCCAGCAGGAGCGGGCGATCGCCCCCACGCTCTATCGCACCCTGTGCGAGTTGCGCGATGCTTTAGAGCACGGCGAATCCGTTGAACAGGTACTACACCGGGGCCAAACGGCCCTGTATGATGCGGGTTTTACGCCAGACTACCTGGAGCTGCGTGACACCATGCTAGGCCCAGTGACCCCCTCGACGCGCCACGCCGTTCTGCTAGCCGCCGCCCAGCTCGGCCCTGCCCGACTTATTGACAACCTCAGCGTGAAGCTACCGGCTGCTTCCGACGCTAACCGCTGA
- the panB gene encoding 3-methyl-2-oxobutanoate hydroxymethyltransferase produces the protein MKTVTLSTLQAHKRAGETFSCLTAYDASFANAASHAGIDVLLVGDSLGMVLQGHNSTLPVTIDDICYHTRCTARGKGHSLLMVDLPFMSNATTERLLEDSAALMRAGAELVKVEGEAWMADGIRELTRRGVPVCAHLGLTPQAVYQLGGYKVQGRETAQAEQIINDAKTLVEAGASVILLECVPASLGKAVTEALDVPVIGIGAGPDTDGQILVMHDVLGVTHGRTPRFVKNFMADADSIQSAFQHYHEAVKTRTFPAQEHCF, from the coding sequence ATGAAAACCGTCACCCTGAGCACGCTACAGGCGCACAAGCGCGCTGGCGAGACGTTCAGTTGTCTGACCGCTTATGATGCCTCCTTTGCCAACGCTGCCAGCCATGCAGGGATTGATGTGTTACTGGTGGGCGATTCGCTGGGCATGGTCCTACAGGGCCACAACAGCACCCTGCCGGTGACCATCGACGACATCTGTTACCACACCCGCTGTACAGCGCGTGGCAAAGGCCATAGCCTGCTGATGGTCGACCTGCCCTTCATGAGCAATGCGACCACCGAGCGCTTGCTGGAAGACTCAGCCGCCTTGATGCGCGCCGGTGCCGAGCTAGTCAAAGTGGAAGGGGAAGCCTGGATGGCCGACGGCATCCGCGAGCTGACTCGCCGTGGCGTCCCCGTCTGCGCGCACCTGGGATTGACCCCGCAGGCGGTCTATCAGCTTGGCGGCTACAAGGTACAAGGCCGTGAGACCGCTCAGGCAGAGCAGATCATCAACGATGCCAAAACCCTCGTTGAGGCGGGCGCATCGGTGATTTTGCTGGAGTGCGTGCCCGCAAGCCTGGGCAAGGCGGTGACGGAAGCGCTGGATGTGCCGGTGATCGGTATTGGCGCTGGGCCGGATACCGACGGCCAGATTCTGGTGATGCACGATGTTCTAGGCGTTACCCACGGCCGCACGCCGCGCTTTGTAAAAAACTTCATGGCTGACGCTGACAGCATTCAATCAGCGTTTCAGCACTATCATGAAGCGGTCAAAACACGAACCTTTCCCGCGCAAGAGCACTGCTTTTAG